The Phycodurus eques isolate BA_2022a chromosome 8, UOR_Pequ_1.1, whole genome shotgun sequence nucleotide sequence ATATTTTGCTCAAAAAGGTgacatttttgaagaaaaaaatatctaagAAAATGTATCCTTTATCAAGTCAAAAGTCACAATGTTCCGTGAaaattgtttgcatttttcaaatgttgtcatttttcaagaaaatggtcatttttaaaggaaaaactatacaaaaaaaactatagaaaaactagaaaaaaaagcattttttccaGGGGGTTGCGAGTTTGCAATAATAGCTGCAAtttcgaaagaaaaaaaaaagtcataatattctgcaaaaaaagtatttttttatcagAGTGTCATTTTTCCAAGAAAACCGCTTGGTTGCACAACAATACCtaggtacatttttaaatatagattCCTTACATtgactgtgcaaaaaaataGCTCCTCCTTTATCAccccttaaaaagaaaaaacacttctggAGTTTGCCAGACACTGCGGAGTAACTCGCCACcccccatttatttttttatatacattacttaaaatgatcaaattaatgCGTGGATTCGAAGCAACAAAAGTCGACTATTCACGCCTTTAGTGACGTCATCAAGAGGTGACAGTGGTTCTGATGAACGTGAGGAGaggaaaataaaagtaaaaacccGCGCGTTGATGTTAATGTTAACTTTATactttttgtcaacaaaaagTGACTTCGGTACCTCGGCTTGTTGCGGCGTTATACACCAAACCGCCAGACGGCGCTGTGCGCGCTGTGCCCAGCTCATCATGTGCGCGCTGTGCCCATGATTTGCCACTAGGGGACGCCATTTAAACTACAGCCGATTGTCTGCAAAAAGTTGTCTGGAGTGCCGGCCCACCCTTCAAGTGTCAAAATACATAACCAAGTAAATCCATTTTTATCTgactaattttaaaaatgtgtctgtaagcCGACCCTTCTGcactttttacacaaaaattgtgtcaaaacaaacaaaataaacagcaaaactgacaaaaaccagaacaaaaacataaaaaccagGTATAAATCTGACCAaatcataccaaaaaaaaaaaaaaaaaacggcacaaAACTAATATCCGGAAATAAAATGGACGGAAAGATGACACTGCTCCCGAAaagataataattaaaataatataaaatggaaaaacatgacCATAAACAAGCAGGGGGAAATCTAATCTGACAAAGCCAAGACcaaaaaagtagaaaaatgACTGACAAAATTCACACAAAACTATCAGAAAACGAGGTATTATTTTTTAGAACACTGCcagaaacatgacaaaaattgaCAAAAGCTTGACAAAAAGCTTACAGAAActatcaacaaaaaaaacatctggcaTCGgtcaagcaaaaacaaaaagaaaaatgaacagaaatggCTAAAAATGGGTAATAATGGGTTCAAATTTGACAAAATATATGAAGAATGACAACAAACCTATAAAACAGctaacaaaaatgacaacaaccagacaagaaaactgaaaaaaaggtaaaaaaaaaaggtgaaaaccctccaaaaataaaattgaatgatGGTGCAACCGTACAGATCAGATTTGGTGGTGGAAAAGTTTATTAGGGCGCAGCATCAACAGTACAATAACGATCCAATTGTTCGGAGGAGAGTTCTCGGTTCTTCGTAAAGCGCTTCTTCTGCATGAGGTAAGTGTCGTCGCCGTAGGAATAAAACGCTCATTGATTAGAACGAGAGCGTCCGCTCGGTTCAGCCGCATCGGCCTGGAAGGTGGCGGCCAGGACGAACTTGTTCCTCCTGGCCTGCGTGGGACTGGGCACCGTGGGCGCGGTGGGCGTCGTGGCCTTCAGGAGGCTCCTGTAGCTCTGGACCTCGCGCCGGTAGCGATTGCGCTCCTCCTCCAGGCTCTCGATGAAGGCGGCCACGCCGAGCGCAGGCCCGCCGTCGCCGTCGCCATATTTGCCCCGTGACGAATCCGACTCCAAAACCAGGTCTCTGTCTGAACCACACGCAGACGCCATTTCACTCAACTATGTTACATCCGCATTTGAACAATTACAAAAAttgtttgtaattgttttttgaaaaccctaataaaatattaaaatgaattattttactattaaaatctatattttatatcacatccatccatccattttctgagccgcttctcctcactcgggtcgcgggcgtgccggagcctatcccagctgtcatcgggcaggaggcggggtacaccctgaactggctgccagccaatcgcagggcacagagagacaaacaaccattcgcactcacattcacacctacgggcaatttaaagtctccaattaatgcatgcttttgggatgtggggggaaaccggagtgcccggagaaaacccacgcaggcacggggagaacatgcaatctccacacaggcggggccggggattgaaccccgtacctcagaactgtgaggctgacgctctaaccagtcgtccaccgagcTTATTttataaacatattttaacaattttaagCATCTTGGCTGGTTAATCAATAgaaattgactaaattataaagtgacagttttaaaatcaaaataaactatttcacacattttaatatatttaaaaataattgtaattttcCACAATGGTTGATTCTGAAAGTATAATAGAATTTAtattagaattattattttatgatcaAAATGAACTACTTTATAtgcagttttacatttttaacttttacaaaCTTTATGaaatgatgaataaaaattTATTATATACTTTTAcactatgtatgtattttttaaagcattaaCTATTACGGCTGTAACTGGCATTCGTGGTGATGGAGCCTTGACTACTGCTGCTACAGCTACataacaataatcataataataataatcgagaGCGGCACgatgaacgactggttagcacatccgcctcacagttctgaggttgcgggttgaaatccggcccctcctgtgtggagttggcatgttctacccgttgcttgcgtggcttttctccgggtactccggtttcctcccacatccccaaaacatgcacggtagactcgaaattgcccataggtgtgcacaTGCGTGTGaagggtttgtttgtttgtttttatgtgccctgtgattggctggcgaccagttcagggtgtaccccgcctgtcgcccggagtcagctgggataggctccagctcgcccacgacccttgtgaggataagcggggcggaaaatggatggatggatggatagctaatAATCAACAAGTTTACGGGTGTCCGTCATCGTGTCCACTTTGTTCTGCAGGGCGCTCTTCTCCGCCTCCAAGAAGTCGAGCAATCCCTCCAGTTTGTGGTTTCGTCCTCTCGCCTCGTCCAGCTGCTCTCGAAGACGTCGTCGCTCGCTAACTTCCTGCCAAATAGAAAGGCGACACATTGAGCACAGCAGAGGAAGACAAAGCCCGACGGACCTTCAAACGGACCTTCTTTTTAGGGAAGtgcaacatctttttttttcaacttaacattgatgtttttggaatgtgggaggaagccagagtactcggagaaaagccacgcaaaaCTCTTGGTTTTCGCCAAGTATTCCGgcaaacatgcaaagtccacacagccCAGACATGAACCCCAAaattcagaactgtgaagcagacttACTAACCACTTCCCCGCCGTTCTACCCAGATAGAAAAATGACTTGTAAAATCTTCAAAAGCTGGCTCACCGCTTGTATCTTCCTTAGGTTCTCCTCCAGGTCCTGGATGACTTCCTGTTGGCTGAGGATGACCTCCCTGGAGGCGGACAGCTTCCTGTAGGCCATGTTGAGCACGCGCTCTTTCAGCGCCACCGTCCGAGCCACGGCGCCGTCCTTGCGCCTCAGCTCCCGACGCGTCTCCTCGTTCCGCGAGGCCAGCTCGGCCGCCTCGGCGCTCGACCGCCGCCGCTCGTCCTCCAGCGTGCGTTCGAGCGTCCGCTTGGCCTCCTGCAGCTCGGCCAACTGCGTCACACGGGCGGTTAGACGTCTCCGTGACGACGCCCGCGCACGCCCGCTGGCGACTTACTTGGCCGTTTAAGGTTTTTACGCGCCCGTGAGAGTCGTCCAGCTCCGATTTCATGGAGACGACGTGCTCCTCCAGCAGTTCCACCAGCCTAGAAATGATCAACGCGGCACTTTATGTGCACGGAAAAGCATCCGCAGTAAACCCTCGGACATTCGCAAAtcgcaataaataaatacataatggaCAACATTTGACAAAAACTGACAGGACTAATAGGACAATACttggacaataaaaaaaaaaaattataaataaatgttaaaaaaaaaaaaaagaccaaatctgaccccaaaacattttcttttgtggACAAATACATTTGCAGGTAAACAAAGTTGACaaaattagattaaaaaaaataatttttttttaaaaactgctcaaagagagaaaaactgacaaaacagacaacaactgggcaaaaatggcccaAACTGATGAGAAATAGAtgaaaaatagacaaacaaaatgtgaacaaaaacagagaaaaagccttaaaataaatctgagctatttttaaataaatggatgaaattaaaaaaaatggaaagagaacatacaaaaagctaaaaaaaaaaagaaaactatacaaatacatacaaaactagagaaaaataaaatcacccaAAAATGGGAAAGCACCGATCCaatttgagcttttttttttaaagaaatagatGGAAAACTGCACCAAAAAATGGAACGAAAACAGACcaaaagctggaaaaaaaatacagcccccccccccaaaaaaaaccccgcccaaatctgtttttttttttttaaacagatcaaaaaatgctcaaacatggaaagaaaacagacaaaaatataggaaagataaataaatgaatcacaAAAATCAGAAAGAATAATggacacattttgacaaaagctaGCAACATGtcagacaaaaacacaacaataactTAACAACCCTGACAAAAATCTACTTATGGAGATGTTTCGCTGTATTTCTCATATTTGCTGCGGAGCCAACAAACCTTGCAGATAAATCggcttcatcatcatcacgaggaggaggaagaggtctGTCTTCATCCGTCTGTGTACACTTGTGCATCAAAGCAATGCTGCGTTTTTTACCACCTGAAAGTAGACCAAAAGActtatagtggtaccttgacttacaagttgaaGTCATtaaaccattcatttgttccagcCCCTCATAAaacaccaatttaaaaaaatcttagcatgtttttaataaaaaatattgcattctacagctttataaaaacatagtgataacatcattaaatagagttcactgccaccatctagCACTCCAAAGTGAAATTTTAGCTCTCAACTAAGAGAAAAATCAGCCAAGCGACTCgtcagtcaaggtaccactataacTGTAATCTGAACGAGTTCAAACCACAAATGTTTGCTCacacagaataaaataaaaaaaacactaaatgcTGGCTCATAACTCAAGTTGGGGCACTCAGTCAGGGGACCACtgtcatttttatatatatatcttttcatTAATATTTGTCCATATGAACACAGTCTTTTtataacaatgaaaaaaaactcagcAGGAGGGTGAACGGAGTTTGTTTGCGATGCCAAATGGTGACAGCTTACCTCCGCTGATAAAATGGTCGCCAGAGGCCAACATGGTCCTGTACGGTGGCTCAAGTAGGTCATCATCGTGGTTTCGCTCGGGCTGCCTCCCTGACAGTTTAGCATCGCGTAGGCTAACCGTGGTGTGCACCAGATCACTGCGAGCCAAAGATGAAGTGATGACACAGGGCTGAGCCAGTCAATGATTTGAATTCAATTCGATTTATTActcaatggctttttttttttcccccccttctttCTCTGAAGCAGAAcaatgcagttttcaaatcGCAACCATTTGTGTTTAGAACAGAAAGACATTATatacaatggatataaaaagtctacacacccttgttcaaatgccatttcaaaacctttttcaaCATTAAGGTGCCCTAGAGCCTCCATCCattattttctgagccgcttctcctcactcgggtcgcgggcgtgccggagcctatctcagctgtcatcgggcaggacacTTGGGACTTGGGCCTTCAGAATTATGAGCAGTTTGAACTAGTAATTAATGTTAGAACAAGTCTTCAGGTTTCTGCTATAAAGCACAAAAAGGCAGGAAAAGCCTATTTGAACAGCTgtactttatttggggtttaccagcggcactttaaatggtggcagatgtgtgctAACTCCCATGAGTTGGAatgtgatcagaatcagaatcagaatcatctttatttgccaagtatgtccaaaacacacaaggaatttgtctccggtagttggagccgctctcgtacaacagacagtcaatttacagaacactttggagacataaagacattgacaaaaaacaattgtgcgaAAAGATGCAGTgtcttctagcacttagagcagttcgaatgactaatattgcgatagtccggtgcaatgagcattgtgcaaagggcgccgagacttcaaggagtggatgcggtttacagtgacgagtagtgcgatcatctgggacaatgtcggttgtgcaaatgttacagatactcctcaatcagtgtgcaaatggagcagatgctactctggcatgagtggccagtatatgcaaatagtgcagcatggcgagacaactacagtgagtgcacgagtaatacataattggccccacagaaatgtgacaacgaactcaagtcaaaaaattgccagcttgttgtaatggaattataggttaggtgtttaagaagttgatcgcaagagggaagaagctgttggaatgtctactagttcgcgttgatcggtagcgcctacctgaggggaggagctggaagagctggtgaccggggtgcagacggtccgagaggattttgcacgcccttgtcttagttctggcagcgtgcaagtcctcaagtgtgggttgggggggtaccgacaatcctttcagcagttttgattgtccgttgcagtcggagtttgtccttttttgtagcagcaccaaaccagactgtgatggaagaacacaggactgattcaatgactgctgctgtgtctcagcagctccggtggaaggccgtgctttctcagaagccgcaggatttgcatcctctgctgggcctttttgaggacggagttgatgtcggtcgcccacttcaggtcctgagagattgtaattcccaggaactcgaaggtctcgacggttgacacaaggcagctggacaacgtgaggggcagcagtggcgaaggatgcctcctgaagtccacgatcatctctacagtcttgagcgtgttcagctccaggttgtgtcggccgcaccgcagctccggccgctccgcttcctgtcgatatgcagactcgtcaccagtggtgtcatctgcaaacttcaggagtttgacagtcgggttcgctgaggtgcagtcgttcgtgtagagagagagaagagcagcggagagaggacacaaccttggggcgccccagtgctgatgctgcgtg carries:
- the LOC133406388 gene encoding centrosomal protein of 135 kDa-like isoform X2; this translates as MTMDGTIDKTRSHLIKRLDQLGYRLHLGMDSVPLVAKLFSDLVHTTVSLRDAKLSGRQPERNHDDDLLEPPYRTMLASGDHFISGGGKKRSIALMHKCTQTDEDRPLPPPRDDDEADLSARLVELLEEHVVSMKSELDDSHGRVKTLNGQLAELQEAKRTLERTLEDERRRSSAEAAELASRNEETRRELRRKDGAVARTVALKERVLNMAYRKLSASREVILSQQEVIQDLEENLRKIQAEVSERRRLREQLDEARGRNHKLEGLLDFLEAEKSALQNKVDTMTDTHRDLVLESDSSRGKYGDGDGGPALGVAAFIESLEEERNRYRREVQSYRSLLKATTPTAPTVPSPTQARRNKFVLAATFQADAAEPSGRSRSNQ
- the LOC133406388 gene encoding centrosomal protein of 135 kDa-like isoform X1 — its product is MTMDGTIDKTRSHLIKRLDQLGYRLHLGMDSVPLVAKLFSDLVHTTVSLRDAKLSGRQPERNHDDDLLEPPYRTMLASGDHFISGGGKKRSIALMHKCTQTDEDRPLPPPRDDDEADLSASAALIISRLVELLEEHVVSMKSELDDSHGRVKTLNGQLAELQEAKRTLERTLEDERRRSSAEAAELASRNEETRRELRRKDGAVARTVALKERVLNMAYRKLSASREVILSQQEVIQDLEENLRKIQAEVSERRRLREQLDEARGRNHKLEGLLDFLEAEKSALQNKVDTMTDTHRDLVLESDSSRGKYGDGDGGPALGVAAFIESLEEERNRYRREVQSYRSLLKATTPTAPTVPSPTQARRNKFVLAATFQADAAEPSGRSRSNQ